A window of Psychromonas sp. CNPT3 contains these coding sequences:
- a CDS encoding bifunctional 2',3'-cyclic-nucleotide 2'-phosphodiesterase/3'-nucleotidase produces MKIKINPLSASVLSGLLLFCSTSLAQNMQLRVIETTDIHANYMDFDYYKSKATQQFGLTRAATLIKQAQAEVANSVLVDNGDLLQGSPMGDYMADKGLKPGDVHPAYKAMNLLPYQVANIGNHEFNYGLEYLKEAINDANFPYINANVIDIKTGKNMFTPYLIKTYRFIDNAGEKQTLNVGYIGFVPPQILIWDKQNLQGKVIVNDIKETAEHFIPKMKKEGADVIIAIPHSGISSLPYALNNENSTYYLSKIKGIDAITFGHSHAIFPSKTFANIEGVNIENGTINGVAAVMPGRWGSHVGIIDLNLEKTKNGWKVVKGRSEARPIFDNKNQKAIVKADPTLVNALQKDHKNTLKFVNKPIGKSNAKMYSFLALVQDDPTVQIVNLAQQDYVQRFIQGDPNLAGLPVLAAAAPFKVGGRKNAPENFTEVESGQLTFRNAADLYLYPNTLVTLKVTGYNVQQWLECSAGQFNQIDINSTKAQYLINWQDFRTYNFDVIDGVNYQIDVTQPAKYDGNCQLINSKAQRITNLTFAGKPIDLKQSFLIATNNYRAFSQKFSGTGAEFIAFSSPDETRSIVADYITRVSKKNGMIKPSADNNWSIAPIVSNKKLDIRFETSPSKKATQFITEMSVYPMQRIRLDNDGFAVYNIDLSAK; encoded by the coding sequence ATGAAAATAAAAATAAACCCATTATCCGCATCTGTGCTCAGTGGATTATTATTATTTTGCAGTACAAGCCTTGCACAAAATATGCAATTGCGAGTAATAGAAACAACAGATATACATGCCAATTATATGGACTTTGATTACTACAAAAGCAAAGCCACACAGCAATTTGGATTAACAAGAGCCGCTACCCTTATTAAACAAGCACAAGCCGAAGTAGCTAATTCTGTTTTAGTTGATAATGGAGATCTACTACAAGGTAGCCCAATGGGTGATTATATGGCGGATAAAGGCTTAAAACCCGGTGATGTTCACCCCGCTTATAAAGCCATGAACTTACTCCCTTATCAAGTGGCTAACATTGGAAATCATGAATTTAATTATGGTCTTGAATACCTTAAAGAAGCGATTAACGATGCAAATTTCCCCTACATAAATGCCAATGTTATCGATATAAAAACCGGTAAAAACATGTTTACACCTTATTTAATTAAAACCTATCGTTTTATTGATAATGCAGGTGAAAAACAAACGCTTAATGTTGGCTATATTGGCTTTGTACCCCCACAGATCCTCATTTGGGATAAACAAAATTTACAAGGAAAAGTGATCGTTAATGACATCAAAGAAACAGCTGAGCATTTTATTCCTAAAATGAAAAAAGAGGGAGCCGATGTGATCATTGCTATTCCACATTCGGGGATTTCGTCATTGCCTTATGCGCTTAACAATGAAAACTCAACCTATTATTTATCAAAAATAAAAGGTATTGATGCGATCACGTTTGGTCATTCACATGCTATTTTCCCAAGTAAAACATTTGCAAATATTGAGGGTGTTAATATTGAAAATGGAACGATAAATGGCGTTGCTGCTGTTATGCCTGGACGCTGGGGAAGTCACGTGGGCATTATTGATCTCAACTTAGAGAAAACAAAAAATGGTTGGAAAGTGGTTAAAGGCCGTAGTGAAGCCCGCCCTATTTTTGATAATAAAAATCAAAAGGCCATCGTTAAAGCTGATCCTACATTAGTAAATGCACTGCAAAAAGATCATAAAAATACACTTAAATTTGTCAATAAACCCATCGGCAAATCGAATGCTAAAATGTACAGTTTTTTAGCTTTAGTACAAGATGATCCCACTGTTCAAATTGTAAATTTAGCGCAACAAGATTATGTTCAACGTTTTATTCAAGGCGATCCTAATTTAGCAGGGCTTCCCGTTCTTGCAGCAGCTGCCCCCTTTAAAGTCGGTGGTCGTAAAAATGCGCCTGAAAATTTCACTGAAGTTGAATCAGGACAATTAACGTTTCGTAACGCAGCCGACCTTTACTTATATCCAAATACCTTAGTCACCTTAAAAGTAACCGGTTATAACGTACAACAATGGTTAGAATGCTCAGCAGGACAATTTAATCAAATAGATATTAATAGCACCAAAGCACAATATTTAATCAATTGGCAGGATTTTAGAACGTATAATTTTGATGTCATTGACGGTGTTAATTATCAAATTGATGTTACCCAGCCCGCTAAATACGATGGTAACTGCCAACTTATTAATAGCAAGGCACAGCGCATCACTAACCTAACCTTTGCTGGAAAACCGATTGATCTTAAACAAAGCTTTTTAATTGCAACTAATAATTACCGCGCATTTAGTCAAAAGTTTTCTGGAACCGGCGCTGAGTTTATTGCATTTAGTTCGCCAGATGAAACGCGCAGTATTGTGGCAGACTATATCACTAGAGTCAGTAAAAAGAATGGCATGATAAAACCCAGTGCAGATAATAACTGGTCAATTGCTCCCATTGTATCCAATAAAAAATTAGATATTCGCTTTGAAACCTCTCCCAGTAAAAAAGCAACACAGTTTATTACTGAAATGAGCGTTTATCCGATGCAACGCATCCGTCTCGATAATGATGGTTTTGCCGTTTATAATATCGACTTGAGTGCAAAATAA
- a CDS encoding peptide MFS transporter yields MLSKEDTMLGHPKGLFLLFGTELWERFSYYSMRAILVIYLTDKTINGGMGWTTAEALNLYGIYTGLVYFTPLIGGWLSDNYVSKRLSLLIGGALMAVGQFILALPDGFLPMLPLYSFYLGLAFIVVGNGMFKPNVSSMLGDLYPAGDNRRDSAFTIFYMGINVGSLLAGIVVGIVTGLMGWKSGFVAAGIGMLISLVIQMVFAQRYLGEIGKIPSAKMALKNNKSKVQEPLTKIEIDRLKVIMVLGLFVVVFWAGFEQAGGLMNLYSHEYTDRIIAGFEIPASWFQSLNPFFIIILAPIMAIMWGKMGPKEPHAPVKFAMALFFLALGFLCMIGAALEQGADLTAKTSMLWLVGAYFFHTLGELCLSPIGLSMITKLAPLRLASVMMGTWFAFNALSNYIAGLIGSRVGSLGALDIFAGIAVASVIAGVLLLILSDTLIRWMHQSSDGSFSHIHPEELEDKNDTDNDSDLDSKGPQIA; encoded by the coding sequence ATGTTAAGCAAAGAAGATACAATGTTAGGTCATCCAAAGGGACTTTTTCTACTTTTTGGGACTGAATTATGGGAGCGTTTTTCTTATTACTCTATGCGTGCCATCTTAGTTATTTATTTAACCGATAAAACCATTAATGGTGGAATGGGATGGACAACAGCAGAAGCACTTAATCTTTATGGTATTTATACAGGCCTCGTTTACTTCACCCCGCTTATTGGTGGCTGGTTATCCGATAATTACGTGAGTAAACGTCTTTCTCTTCTCATCGGTGGCGCGTTAATGGCTGTTGGCCAATTCATACTTGCCTTACCCGATGGTTTTCTTCCGATGTTACCCTTATATAGCTTTTATTTAGGCCTTGCTTTTATCGTGGTCGGTAATGGTATGTTCAAACCTAATGTTTCTAGCATGTTAGGTGATCTTTATCCTGCTGGCGATAACCGTCGAGACAGTGCCTTTACTATTTTTTATATGGGCATAAATGTAGGCTCCCTACTTGCGGGTATTGTTGTGGGTATCGTAACCGGTCTTATGGGCTGGAAATCAGGATTTGTAGCAGCCGGTATTGGTATGTTAATAAGTCTCGTTATTCAAATGGTCTTTGCGCAGCGTTATCTTGGTGAGATTGGTAAAATACCAAGCGCCAAAATGGCATTAAAAAACAACAAATCGAAAGTACAAGAGCCATTAACTAAAATCGAAATAGATCGTTTGAAAGTTATCATGGTATTAGGTTTATTTGTTGTTGTGTTTTGGGCAGGCTTTGAACAAGCCGGCGGTTTAATGAATTTATATTCACACGAATATACGGATCGCATCATTGCTGGATTTGAAATTCCAGCATCTTGGTTCCAATCGCTTAATCCCTTCTTTATTATTATCTTAGCGCCAATAATGGCCATTATGTGGGGAAAGATGGGCCCTAAAGAGCCTCATGCTCCTGTTAAATTTGCAATGGCACTGTTCTTTTTAGCCCTTGGTTTCCTTTGTATGATAGGTGCAGCTCTTGAACAAGGTGCAGATCTTACGGCTAAAACATCCATGTTATGGCTTGTTGGAGCTTACTTCTTCCATACGCTAGGCGAGCTCTGCTTATCACCTATTGGCTTATCAATGATAACTAAACTTGCACCACTACGTTTAGCCTCAGTAATGATGGGTACTTGGTTTGCATTTAATGCGCTATCTAATTATATTGCCGGACTTATCGGTTCACGTGTGGGTTCATTAGGCGCGCTTGATATCTTTGCCGGTATTGCCGTCGCCTCGGTTATCGCGGGTGTACTCTTACTCATATTATCCGATACGCTTATCCGTTGGATGCATCAAAGTTCAGATGGTAGTTTTTCACATATCCACCCTGAAGAGCTTGAAGACAAGAATGATACAGATAATGACAGTGATCTCGATAGTAAAGGCCCTCAAATTGCCTAA
- a CDS encoding methyl-accepting chemotaxis protein: MSNLDDHSIFNITYWSLKTKLTFAFLLVGLLPALIITSISTLKASKDMTYQVSQSLAAINHIKQTQIENFFNQRHADIQILANTVPKLSTSDYDTYFTDYIQKNGYYDLFLIDANGFIYYSQAKEADYQTNILSGKYASSNLGQLIKEVKQSNSYGIIDYRPYAPSNEDPAAFIAIPIQGSDLILALQISAEVTNKIMGVRSGMGETGESYLVGEDKLMRSDSFLDPIGHSLNASFAGNVANNGVNTEAVNRALKGESGVATIVDYNGNLVLSAFNSIKIGNFRWLILSEIDDAEALAPVRNATLLSMILIAISAIFIALLGFFFAKKIADPIIEAASIADKVATGDLTCNIHISAHDEVGTLQTALNLMINNLRSIISDLSNVAKQQGSTASTLTAIINKTSTAVADQQSQTIEVVAATTEMGATIREIATTTATASSVCENIQKKSKQGAAHIDSTYSALVALGETTQMTADQVATLRQDSDKIVNVLGVIKKIADQTNLLALNAAIEAARAGEQGRGFAVVADEVRNLAQSTQKSTVEIDVIIEAIVKSSNAAVETMTANVEQTKRVQEIASEANQINSEVASEVNGIFDMVVQIATATEQQTVTIDEIANNIEAINKGTSNTEQAIRHISDSSSELARMANVLNDKARKFIL; encoded by the coding sequence ATGTCAAACTTAGATGATCACTCAATTTTCAACATCACCTATTGGAGCTTAAAAACAAAATTAACATTCGCTTTTTTATTGGTTGGGCTCTTACCCGCATTAATTATCACTTCAATTAGCACCTTAAAAGCATCGAAAGATATGACCTATCAGGTATCACAATCTCTGGCAGCCATTAACCATATAAAACAAACTCAAATTGAAAATTTCTTTAACCAGCGTCATGCAGATATTCAGATACTCGCCAATACGGTACCTAAATTATCAACAAGTGATTACGATACTTATTTCACAGACTACATTCAAAAAAATGGCTACTATGATCTTTTCTTAATTGATGCGAATGGTTTTATTTATTATAGCCAAGCCAAAGAAGCCGATTATCAAACTAATATTTTAAGCGGTAAATATGCTAGCTCGAATTTAGGCCAACTCATAAAAGAAGTTAAACAGTCAAATAGCTATGGCATTATTGATTATCGACCTTATGCACCGAGTAATGAAGATCCGGCGGCCTTTATTGCTATCCCTATTCAAGGTAGCGATCTTATTTTAGCCCTACAAATATCAGCAGAAGTCACCAATAAAATCATGGGTGTACGTAGTGGTATGGGTGAAACAGGCGAAAGTTACCTGGTTGGTGAAGATAAATTAATGCGCTCAGACTCCTTTTTAGATCCCATAGGCCACTCTCTTAATGCAAGTTTTGCAGGTAATGTTGCCAATAACGGCGTTAATACCGAAGCGGTTAACCGTGCATTAAAAGGAGAAAGTGGTGTTGCAACTATCGTCGATTATAATGGTAATCTGGTTTTATCCGCCTTTAATTCTATTAAAATCGGCAATTTCCGCTGGCTCATTCTCAGTGAAATAGACGATGCAGAAGCATTAGCACCGGTACGAAATGCAACGTTATTGTCTATGATACTGATTGCTATCTCAGCTATATTTATCGCTTTACTGGGCTTTTTCTTTGCTAAAAAGATAGCCGATCCTATTATTGAAGCGGCCTCTATCGCAGATAAAGTCGCAACGGGTGATTTGACCTGCAATATTCACATCAGCGCGCATGATGAAGTCGGCACATTACAAACCGCATTAAATCTGATGATCAATAATTTACGATCTATTATCTCTGATTTGTCCAATGTAGCAAAACAACAAGGATCCACCGCTTCAACGCTTACTGCCATTATCAATAAAACCAGTACAGCCGTTGCAGATCAGCAATCACAAACGATTGAAGTCGTTGCGGCCACAACAGAAATGGGCGCAACCATCCGTGAAATTGCAACCACCACAGCAACGGCATCAAGTGTTTGTGAAAATATTCAGAAAAAATCTAAGCAAGGGGCCGCACATATTGACAGCACTTATAGTGCATTAGTCGCACTCGGAGAAACAACGCAAATGACAGCAGATCAAGTTGCAACACTACGTCAAGACTCCGATAAAATCGTAAATGTACTCGGCGTGATCAAAAAAATAGCAGACCAAACAAATCTGTTGGCTTTAAATGCTGCCATAGAAGCCGCACGTGCAGGTGAACAAGGTAGAGGCTTTGCCGTCGTTGCAGATGAAGTGCGTAATCTTGCTCAGTCGACACAAAAATCAACTGTCGAAATAGACGTTATTATTGAAGCTATCGTTAAAAGTAGTAATGCGGCAGTCGAAACGATGACGGCGAATGTAGAACAAACAAAAAGAGTACAAGAAATTGCGAGTGAGGCAAATCAAATCAACAGTGAAGTTGCCTCTGAGGTCAATGGTATCTTTGATATGGTCGTACAAATAGCGACAGCCACAGAGCAGCAAACAGTGACCATTGATGAGATAGCAAATAATATTGAAGCTATCAATAAAGGCACCTCAAATACTGAGCAAGCAATCCGACATATTTCAGATTCAAGCTCTGAGTTAGCACGTATGGCTAACGTATTAAATGATAAGGCGCGTAAATTTATTTTATAA
- a CDS encoding ABC transporter substrate-binding protein, whose protein sequence is MQKLTLARSLLTASVLLSSYSALADTFPVTVTDVAGRTITLDKEPQNIALSTGRVFPLLEIIYQQKAADHLVAWRDDMRVSAPSMYANYIKDFPQLKDVLSIGKIKSGEFDAERFINMKRKPDLFVIDISNIKLAQDKGLIKKLDNAGIKVLTIDFRENPLENTVLSVTSLATALGQKQRGENYAKYYQKHIKALADGVASLPKSERNKKVFIERAAGYRDSCCRTFAGGNMGAYIPFLNAINIADKPLKGAITGQMSIESVITYQPDVYIMQTTGWVDKEGNPKAGIPFGYAPLNTAAIHKATKDIMDRSWLKAVNAYQTKNVYSIYMPFYNSPYNVVAMEYFAKWIHPEQFKDLDPLKTFEEMNLRFANRKATGIFGQDNFKALQK, encoded by the coding sequence ATGCAAAAACTTACCTTAGCACGTTCATTATTGACAGCATCTGTCTTATTATCTTCTTATTCCGCACTGGCAGATACCTTCCCTGTCACGGTCACAGATGTAGCAGGAAGAACAATTACCCTTGATAAAGAGCCTCAAAATATTGCCTTATCGACGGGTCGCGTATTCCCTTTATTAGAAATAATATATCAACAAAAAGCAGCCGATCATTTAGTTGCGTGGCGTGATGATATGCGCGTCTCTGCTCCAAGTATGTATGCAAACTACATTAAAGACTTCCCGCAACTTAAAGATGTTCTCAGTATCGGAAAAATAAAATCAGGTGAATTTGATGCAGAGCGTTTTATTAATATGAAACGTAAGCCGGATCTGTTTGTTATTGATATCTCCAATATCAAATTAGCACAAGATAAAGGCTTGATTAAAAAATTAGATAACGCAGGCATCAAAGTCTTAACCATTGATTTTCGTGAAAATCCACTTGAAAATACTGTTCTCTCCGTCACCAGTTTAGCCACCGCACTCGGCCAAAAGCAGCGAGGTGAAAATTATGCAAAATACTACCAAAAGCATATTAAAGCCTTAGCCGATGGCGTAGCATCTTTACCAAAAAGTGAACGTAATAAAAAAGTATTTATTGAACGCGCAGCAGGATACCGTGATTCATGTTGCCGCACTTTTGCAGGCGGAAATATGGGTGCCTACATTCCCTTTTTAAATGCGATCAATATTGCAGATAAACCCTTAAAAGGAGCCATCACCGGCCAAATGTCGATTGAAAGTGTGATCACATATCAACCTGATGTTTACATTATGCAAACGACCGGTTGGGTCGACAAAGAAGGCAATCCTAAAGCAGGGATCCCTTTTGGCTATGCACCACTCAATACAGCCGCCATTCATAAGGCGACCAAAGACATTATGGATCGTTCATGGTTGAAAGCCGTGAATGCGTACCAAACTAAAAATGTGTACTCTATTTATATGCCCTTTTATAACTCACCTTATAATGTCGTAGCAATGGAATACTTCGCCAAATGGATCCACCCAGAGCAATTTAAAGACTTAGATCCATTAAAAACCTTTGAAGAGATGAATCTACGCTTTGCAAATCGTAAGGCGACAGGCATCTTCGGCCAAGATAACTTCAAGGCTCTACAAAAGTGA
- a CDS encoding FecCD family ABC transporter permease encodes MNEIAHPQDTLNAQKSLTVSQSVHDALTLHRARESKKKIMLMVFFLLSIICLIADILIGSQGLTLAQVLQAIFHPASSDIASRIIIWEIRMPMSLMAPFVGGALALAGAQMQTTLNNPLADPYTFGISAAAGFGASLVITNIIAIPFIAVQYQIATMAFVMCLLTTFMIAAMSSLKRISVEGVMLFGVAIMFAYDGMLTMMQYIATETQLQTLIFWQMGSLDRGSWEKITILAILLPVVLAIMMKDSWKLSSLKMGQERAESMGINVNRLRIKTLLLVSLITSLSVAFVGAIGFVGLVAPHIARMILGEDQRYFLPASVLLGAVLLELASIASKSIMPGIILPLTVMMSIIGVPFFVFLIIKKGGKF; translated from the coding sequence GTGAATGAGATTGCACACCCGCAAGACACGCTTAACGCTCAAAAAAGCCTAACCGTTAGTCAGTCAGTGCACGATGCATTAACATTGCATCGTGCACGCGAAAGCAAAAAGAAAATCATGCTAATGGTTTTCTTTTTACTTAGCATCATCTGCCTCATTGCCGATATTCTTATCGGCTCTCAAGGCCTCACCTTAGCACAAGTTTTACAGGCAATTTTCCATCCAGCAAGCAGTGATATTGCAAGTCGGATCATCATTTGGGAAATTCGTATGCCGATGTCTTTAATGGCCCCCTTTGTTGGTGGCGCATTAGCATTAGCAGGCGCACAAATGCAAACAACCCTCAATAACCCTTTAGCTGATCCCTATACTTTTGGTATCTCGGCGGCCGCAGGTTTTGGGGCGTCCCTTGTGATCACCAATATTATTGCTATTCCTTTTATCGCGGTGCAATATCAAATCGCAACCATGGCTTTTGTCATGTGCTTATTAACCACCTTTATGATAGCGGCGATGTCATCTTTAAAACGCATATCCGTCGAAGGCGTTATGTTATTTGGGGTCGCTATCATGTTTGCTTATGATGGCATGCTAACGATGATGCAATACATCGCAACAGAAACACAATTACAAACATTAATCTTCTGGCAAATGGGCTCACTCGATCGTGGTAGCTGGGAAAAAATCACTATTTTAGCTATCTTACTGCCCGTAGTACTCGCCATCATGATGAAAGATTCGTGGAAGTTATCTTCCTTAAAAATGGGACAAGAGCGCGCCGAATCGATGGGTATTAATGTTAATCGATTACGTATCAAAACCTTATTATTAGTTTCTTTAATTACCTCTTTATCGGTTGCCTTTGTGGGCGCGATTGGTTTTGTTGGATTAGTTGCACCACATATTGCACGTATGATTTTAGGTGAAGATCAACGCTATTTTTTACCCGCATCTGTTTTACTCGGCGCAGTTTTACTTGAGCTGGCCTCTATTGCCAGTAAATCAATTATGCCAGGGATCATCTTGCCGTTGACTGTCATGATGTCGATAATCGGCGTGCCCTTTTTTGTGTTTTTGATTATTAAAAAAGGCGGTAAATTTTAA
- a CDS encoding ABC transporter ATP-binding protein, translating to MTLKINHLCVSFSGTPVLNDLSIPDIYPGEMISLIGRNGAGKSTVLKQMTKLIRFDPKLITLNGQSLSLDDIGYLPQDHRISASITVVELLITTMHIGVNSLFTKKFSAEKALTLLDEIGIIHLANKLCTELSGGESQMAGLAQAVINEPKVLILDEPTSALDMNNQLKLLEYVKAYTRRHNAYTLMVVHDLNLAIQYSDKVVALHKGDLFIYGEPKNVINEKLIKDLFNVNSQIIQLDDHPVVVVKK from the coding sequence ATGACACTTAAAATTAATCACCTTTGTGTATCCTTTTCTGGGACGCCTGTTTTAAATGATCTCAGTATCCCCGATATCTACCCCGGAGAGATGATTTCATTAATTGGTCGAAATGGGGCGGGTAAATCTACCGTGCTCAAACAGATGACCAAATTGATACGTTTTGATCCTAAATTGATAACCTTAAACGGTCAGTCCTTATCTCTTGATGATATTGGTTATTTACCCCAAGATCACCGGATCTCTGCCAGCATCACTGTTGTTGAATTATTAATAACCACCATGCATATTGGCGTAAATTCTTTATTTACCAAAAAATTTAGCGCCGAGAAAGCATTAACCCTACTCGATGAAATTGGCATAATTCATCTTGCCAATAAATTATGTACTGAACTCTCGGGCGGTGAAAGCCAAATGGCAGGGTTAGCACAAGCGGTGATCAATGAGCCTAAAGTGCTGATCCTTGATGAGCCAACCTCCGCTTTAGATATGAATAATCAGTTAAAATTACTCGAGTATGTAAAAGCCTATACGCGTCGCCATAATGCCTACACATTAATGGTGGTACACGATCTTAATTTAGCGATCCAATATTCAGACAAAGTGGTAGCACTACATAAGGGCGACTTATTTATTTATGGTGAGCCTAAAAATGTTATCAATGAAAAACTAATTAAAGATTTGTTTAATGTTAATTCGCAGATAATTCAACTTGATGATCATCCAGTGGTGGTGGTCAAAAAATAA
- a CDS encoding substrate-binding domain-containing protein, protein MTENKIATIKDVAREAGVSIATVSRVINKSPKAGKASIQSVQSAMKLLGYRPNANARALVNKNSHTIGVLVNDIADPFFGSLIKAVDQVARENNKHLLIGNGYHNATDEREAIELLINSCRKSLIIHAKALTSEELIGFAKEVPGLVLINRYIPEIADRCIAFDNFKGAYMATEFLIQNGHKHIAFINSNHQIDDSFERKAGYLQALKDHNYPSPDNYIVAVDVNDEGGKAGMIELLSKNIPISAVLAYNDFIAAGVLFALEENNIAVPEQISLIGFDNGLISRYVHPKLTTINYPIEIMAKQATLLSLKLAKNEEYTPDTRIFSPTLVKRMSVGKCNLKD, encoded by the coding sequence ATGACAGAAAATAAAATCGCAACGATTAAAGATGTTGCAAGAGAAGCCGGCGTATCCATTGCGACGGTGTCACGCGTGATCAATAAATCACCAAAAGCAGGTAAAGCCTCAATACAATCTGTACAATCTGCGATGAAACTACTCGGGTATCGCCCTAACGCGAATGCACGCGCTTTAGTCAATAAGAATTCACATACCATTGGTGTTTTAGTTAATGATATTGCAGATCCTTTTTTTGGCTCTTTAATTAAAGCGGTCGATCAAGTTGCCCGTGAAAATAATAAACATCTACTCATTGGTAATGGCTACCATAATGCAACGGATGAGCGTGAAGCTATCGAACTGTTAATTAACAGTTGCCGAAAGTCATTAATTATTCATGCTAAAGCATTAACCTCTGAAGAGTTAATTGGTTTTGCTAAAGAAGTCCCCGGTTTGGTTCTTATTAATCGATATATCCCCGAAATTGCAGATCGCTGTATTGCCTTTGATAATTTTAAAGGCGCTTACATGGCGACAGAATTTTTGATCCAAAATGGCCATAAACATATTGCGTTCATTAATTCAAACCACCAAATTGATGACTCCTTTGAGCGTAAAGCGGGTTATTTACAAGCTCTTAAAGATCATAATTACCCAAGTCCGGATAATTATATTGTTGCAGTAGATGTCAATGATGAAGGCGGAAAAGCGGGCATGATTGAATTATTGTCTAAAAATATCCCTATCAGTGCGGTACTTGCCTACAATGATTTTATTGCAGCCGGCGTACTTTTTGCGCTAGAAGAAAATAATATTGCGGTGCCTGAGCAGATTTCATTAATCGGCTTTGATAATGGCCTTATCTCTCGTTATGTTCATCCCAAACTAACCACTATCAATTATCCTATTGAGATCATGGCAAAACAAGCAACCTTGTTGTCTCTTAAACTCGCTAAAAATGAAGAATACACGCCAGATACGCGTATCTTTTCTCCTACCTTAGTTAAGCGGATGTCCGTTGGAAAATGTAATTTAAAGGATTAA